The Deltaproteobacteria bacterium nucleotide sequence TGCGGCCTCGAACCGGCGGGGCGAATCCAGTGGGTATTTTTTGGAGTCTATGTTATGCCGATTTTCGAATTCAGCTGCGTCCAATGTGGGCATCTTTTTGAAAGCATCCTATCGAACTCAGACGACACCGTCGAGCTTACATGTCCGAAATGCGGTTCGGAAACCCTGGAACGCGTGGTGAGCAGAACGAACTACGTGATGGGGAGCGGAAAAGGCGGTAAACAGCCTAAGATCACCGCAAAATCTTGCAGTCAGGGCAATCATTGCGTAACCGTGGATATTCCAGGTCCTACGCGCTAGGAACCTCTTTCCCTCCTTCACCGGACCGGGTGGAAGCTCTGTCCGGAGCCGTTTGTGGAATCCGTGATCTCCGGTAGCATCTATGGCCTCACATCACCAGTTAAAGCCCGAGCTGACTGAAGAAGACAAAGCGCTCATCAATGAAGTGTTCTTCGAGGACGTAGTGCCGAAACTCCAGGACCTGGACGCCCGAACCGGCGTACTCAATTGTGAATTCGCGGGCGATGCCTACCGGAATTGGACCATAACGTTCAAGTCCAGAGGGTCCGGGTT carries:
- a CDS encoding zinc ribbon domain-containing protein translates to MPIFEFSCVQCGHLFESILSNSDDTVELTCPKCGSETLERVVSRTNYVMGSGKGGKQPKITAKSCSQGNHCVTVDIPGPTR